A window of Clostridioides sp. ES-S-0010-02 genomic DNA:
TCAGATAAACGTAAACATATTCCACGTAAGTTGTCAGGTGGTCAACAACAACGTGTTGCAATAGCACGTGCATTAATAGGAAAACCAGAGATTTTATTTGCTGATGAACCTACTGGAAACTTAGACAGTAAGACAGGAGCAGAAATAATGCAATTACTCCGTAAAATAAATCAAGAAAGTGGTCAAACAATAATTATGGTGACTCATTCACCTGAAGCTGCTGGAAGTAGTAATCGTATTATTACAGTTCTAGATGGTGTAATAGCAGAATAATTAATAGATATATTTTGGTAATTTTTATATAATAATTTTAAATATTCTTAAAGATTTCAAGTCTTTTTAGATTGTATAATTTTTATATATATGAATTAGAATATGTTAAATGTGTTATAATATTAAGACAATGAATAAAAAATTATACTCTATGTAAATTATTTTATTTATTGTTTATTAAACATATTATTAGGGTATTTATTTAAGACAATAAAATATTTAAAAGTCTAAGTAATAATTGGTAGAAGTTTTGGCAAAATATACAAAAACTAATTGATTATATACGTTATATGGGTATATAATAGATATTGTTTTAATAAAATACTTGAAAGGGAATGATTTGATGAAAATTACTTTACCAGAAACAGCTATTGATACTTTAAAAAGTATCTTAAAAGACAATCAAGATAAACCTAACAATGTAAGAGTATACTTTGCAGGTGTTGGTTGTGGAGGTCCTTCTTTTGGATTAGCTTTAGATGAGAAAAAAGAAGATGACTTAACTTATGAAGTCGGAGAATTACAATTTGTGATGAGCTCTGATGAA
This region includes:
- a CDS encoding Fe-S cluster assembly protein HesB, producing MKITLPETAIDTLKSILKDNQDKPNNVRVYFAGVGCGGPSFGLALDEKKEDDLTYEVGELQFVMSSDEYSQYGDIIIEDTGFGFRVIPENMKDQGGGGCSGCSGCH